A window of Microbacterium luteolum contains these coding sequences:
- a CDS encoding helix-turn-helix domain-containing protein, which translates to MVTVDADALSQVLSTVDLRVGVARRTSLPAGALLPIPHDMITLVYIAEGSVHGHPPLGDGCRLDVDPGSRRLTIDPQGHRDRLVAGDAFLMLGGSPFALEAEEAASLMVVDLELADAASQLRAVLPEFITVTGFDALEPAAAALAENMGLVDPTTCPVRQGDPLICRMMATTVLLSLIRAWAANGCAPQGWPSLSNDPFLDRVVEAIHEEPGRDWTVERLAGVSAMSRSTFAERFRNAVGRSPADYVTEVRVDAAKRMLDAGRPVSEISRELGYASDEGFSRAFRRRTGMTPSSWRMAHRTPVPA; encoded by the coding sequence ATGGTGACAGTGGATGCGGACGCGCTCTCGCAGGTGCTCAGCACCGTCGATCTGCGCGTCGGCGTGGCCCGGCGCACCTCGCTTCCCGCGGGGGCGCTGCTGCCGATCCCGCACGACATGATCACGCTCGTGTACATCGCCGAGGGCAGCGTGCACGGGCATCCGCCACTCGGAGACGGATGCCGTCTCGACGTCGATCCCGGTTCGCGCCGCCTCACGATCGACCCGCAGGGCCACCGCGATCGGCTCGTCGCCGGCGACGCGTTCCTCATGCTGGGCGGATCGCCGTTCGCCCTCGAGGCCGAGGAGGCCGCCAGCCTGATGGTCGTCGACCTCGAACTCGCGGATGCCGCCTCGCAGCTGCGCGCGGTCCTGCCCGAGTTCATCACCGTCACGGGCTTCGACGCCCTCGAGCCCGCGGCCGCGGCTCTGGCCGAGAACATGGGCCTCGTCGACCCGACCACGTGCCCCGTCCGTCAGGGCGATCCGCTGATCTGCCGGATGATGGCGACCACCGTGCTGCTGTCGCTCATCCGCGCCTGGGCGGCGAACGGCTGCGCGCCGCAGGGCTGGCCCTCGCTGTCGAACGACCCCTTCCTCGACCGCGTCGTCGAGGCCATCCACGAGGAGCCGGGCCGCGACTGGACCGTCGAGCGCCTCGCCGGCGTCAGCGCGATGTCGCGCTCGACCTTCGCGGAACGCTTCCGCAACGCCGTCGGCCGCTCCCCCGCCGACTACGTCACCGAGGTGCGCGTCGACGCGGCGAAGCGGATGCTGGACGCCGGACGACCCGTCTCCGAGATCTCCCGGGAGCTGGGCTACGCCTCGGACGAGGGGTTCAGCCGCGCGTTCCGCCGCCGCACCGGCATGACCCCCTCGTCCTGGCGCATGGCCCACCGCACGCCCGTCCCCGCGTAG
- a CDS encoding DUF3817 domain-containing protein produces the protein MFRTPDRLFRVLAIAEAITWTILIAAIIARAVGAPGVVVTVGGGIHGFVFLAYAASAVLVALNQRWHLGVGVLAVVSAIVPYATIPTEIWLHRTGRLDGAWRLDATDDPRDRRWYDRLMRWFLRRPLVLVLLLAVGIVALYVILLLVGPPGGK, from the coding sequence GTGTTCCGCACCCCCGACCGCCTGTTCCGAGTTCTCGCGATCGCGGAGGCGATTACCTGGACGATCCTGATCGCCGCGATCATCGCCCGTGCGGTCGGCGCGCCCGGCGTGGTGGTGACCGTGGGCGGCGGCATCCACGGCTTCGTGTTCCTCGCCTACGCGGCCTCGGCCGTGCTCGTCGCGCTCAACCAGCGCTGGCACCTCGGCGTCGGCGTGCTGGCGGTCGTCAGCGCGATCGTCCCCTACGCCACGATCCCCACCGAGATCTGGCTGCACCGCACGGGCCGGCTCGACGGCGCCTGGCGCCTCGATGCGACCGACGATCCCCGGGACCGCCGCTGGTACGACCGGCTGATGCGCTGGTTCCTGCGTCGGCCCCTCGTGCTGGTGCTCCTGCTCGCGGTCGGCATCGTCGCGCTCTACGTGATCCTGCTGCTGGTCGGTCCTCCCGGCGGCAAGTGA